A portion of the Stigmatella aurantiaca DW4/3-1 genome contains these proteins:
- a CDS encoding sensor histidine kinase produces the protein MLTSPASANIQQVRQEGLSRLFGSFVGARLAFTPLVMLLPLWVVLTDDVLWRRLVMAGVCICLAALSWVELQRFQRHGLRPWAVPLNLGLSVCLQLVVIVMTGGVESPMLPVLLPMAVLVAVILRPGQPRALALIGQFVVLWGLVLIQSTSRFNDLLPQAFQQAPELQHSQTHLFVRMGLMTVLLLVSFQIGTRLRGIYDAMLHQALTARDETLWNYTENLQRLTTMTGEIAHELKNPLGSIKGLAALVSKDVEGKSAERMQVLRQEINRMQDILDEFLNFSRPLGPLTQEQVSLRELCENVLMLHEGVAAERRLTLRLHPGPEIAACCDARKVKQVLINLLQNALDASPPGQEVCIEVAPLGSTQVRVSVLDRGPGLTGESVERLFQAGVTTKPQGSGLGLPIARSLARQHGGDLSLHPREGGGCHAMMALPLTQQPPALPLNGSVPAPAPEVRAE, from the coding sequence GTGCTTACGAGCCCTGCTAGCGCCAACATTCAACAAGTCCGGCAGGAGGGTCTGAGCCGGCTCTTCGGCAGTTTCGTGGGCGCCCGGCTCGCGTTCACCCCGCTGGTGATGCTGCTGCCCCTGTGGGTCGTCCTGACGGACGATGTCCTCTGGCGGCGGCTCGTCATGGCGGGGGTCTGCATCTGCCTGGCCGCGCTCTCCTGGGTGGAGTTGCAGCGGTTCCAGCGGCATGGGCTGAGGCCCTGGGCCGTCCCGCTCAACCTGGGCCTGTCCGTCTGCCTCCAACTCGTGGTCATCGTGATGACGGGGGGCGTCGAGAGCCCCATGCTGCCCGTGCTGCTGCCCATGGCGGTGCTGGTCGCGGTCATCCTCCGGCCGGGACAGCCCCGCGCCTTGGCGCTCATCGGCCAGTTCGTGGTGCTCTGGGGCCTCGTGCTCATCCAGTCCACGAGCCGGTTCAACGACCTGTTGCCCCAAGCCTTCCAGCAGGCACCCGAACTCCAGCACAGCCAGACGCACCTGTTCGTGCGAATGGGGCTGATGACCGTCCTGCTGCTGGTGTCCTTCCAGATCGGCACCCGCCTGAGGGGCATCTACGATGCCATGCTCCACCAGGCGCTCACCGCGCGGGATGAGACGCTGTGGAACTACACCGAGAACCTCCAGCGCCTCACCACCATGACGGGGGAGATTGCCCACGAGCTCAAGAACCCCCTGGGCAGCATCAAGGGGCTGGCGGCCCTGGTCTCCAAGGACGTGGAGGGAAAAAGCGCCGAGCGGATGCAGGTGCTCCGCCAGGAAATCAACCGGATGCAGGACATCCTCGATGAGTTCCTGAACTTCTCCCGTCCCCTGGGCCCCCTGACCCAGGAGCAGGTGAGCCTGCGGGAGCTGTGCGAGAACGTCCTCATGCTGCACGAGGGCGTCGCCGCCGAGCGGCGGCTCACCCTGCGGCTCCACCCGGGTCCCGAGATCGCGGCGTGCTGCGACGCGCGCAAGGTGAAGCAGGTGCTCATCAACCTCCTCCAGAACGCGCTGGATGCCAGCCCCCCGGGGCAAGAGGTGTGCATCGAAGTGGCGCCCCTGGGCTCGACGCAGGTGCGCGTCTCGGTGCTGGACCGGGGCCCGGGCCTGACGGGAGAGTCCGTCGAGCGGCTCTTCCAGGCCGGGGTGACGACCAAACCCCAGGGCTCGGGCCTGGGCCTGCCCATTGCCCGCTCCCTGGCGCGGCAGCACGGAGGGGACCTTTCGCTCCACCCGCGCGAGGGCGGGGGATGTCACGCCATGATGGCGCTGCCCCTGACGCAGCAACCCCCGGCGCTTCCCTTGAACGGGAGTGTCCCCGCCCCCGCCCCGGAGGTGCGTGCCGAGTGA